The following are encoded together in the Cicer arietinum cultivar CDC Frontier isolate Library 1 chromosome 2, Cicar.CDCFrontier_v2.0, whole genome shotgun sequence genome:
- the LOC101508820 gene encoding RING-H2 finger protein ATL54 produces the protein MRSHRKLFPTETTTNQTLDCYGFCDPSCPSNCYTNTNYYFTPPPQEHTTQVNHFSSYFIILISLFSLIFVIIGFYVIKMKCYNDMCGLRINNSVRERTDNSQEFLNENEANHDHPVWLIATAGLQQSIINSITVCKFRKNEGLIEGTECSVCLNEFHEDEILRLLPKCSHAFHISCIDTWLRSHTNCPLCRASIVSNNVTSEVTMSNLEQENNNLGRNQETQMENPRNEDVLSNNIVINVELENRVETTGESSDESNCKEQILNDPTVINDICYVSSNSRFGGGGCVGMESRNHDQVIDLIGEYEKEVHKVNLWKLVTQTNSKTMRPSSIEERLHVRPVAMKRSLPLKGRKGFKRCLQPRSVPQHHCF, from the coding sequence ATGAGGAGCCACAGAAAGCTTTTCCCAACAGAAACTACCACAAATCAAACCTTAGATTGTTATGGCTTTTGTGACCCTTCATGTCCTTCAAATTGTTACACTAACACAAATTACTATTTCACACCACCACCACAAGAACACACAACACAAGTTAACCACTTTTCCTCCTACTTCATAATCCTCATTTCATTATTCTCATTGATTTTCGTCATCATTGGTTTCTATGTGATCAAAATGAAATGCTATAACGACATGTGCGGTTTGAGAATCAATAACTCGGTTCGAGAGCGAACCGATAACTCCCAAGAGTTTCTCAACGAAAACGAAGCAAATCACGATCACCCCGTGTGGCTGATCGCTACCGCTGGTTTGCAACAGTCGATAATAAATTCAATTACAGTTTGCAAGTTTAGAAAAAATGAAGGGTTAATTGAAGGAACAGAGTGTTCTGTTTGTTTGAATGAGTTTCATGAAGATGAAATTTTAAGACTATTGCCAAAGTGTAGTCATGCTTTTCACATTTCTTGTATTGATACATGGTTGAGATCTCATACTAATTGTCCTCTTTGTAGAGCTTCTATTGTTTCCAACAATGTAACTTCTGAAGTAACCATGTCAAATTTGGAGCAAGAAAATAACAACTTGGGAAGAAATCAAGAGACCCAGATGGAGAATCCAAGGAATGAAGATGTGTTAAGCAACAATATTGTAATCAATGTGGAATTGGAAAACAGGGTGGAAACAACAGGGGAATCAAGTGATGAATCAAATTGCAAGGAACAAATACTTAATGATCCAACGGTCATAAATGATATATGTTATGTTTCAAGTAATTCTAGATTTGGTGGTGGAGGTTGTGTTGGTATGGAAAGTAGAAACCATGATCAAGTTATTGATCTTATAGGGGAATATGAGAAAGAGGTGCACAAGGTTAATCTTTGGAAGCTTGTTACTCAAACGAATAGTAAAACAATGCGTCCTTCCTCAATTGAAGAGCGTTTGCATGTAAGGCCTGTAGCTATGAAAAGGTCACTCCCTTTGAAAGGAAGGAAAGGTTTTAAAAGATGTTTGCAACCGCGATCGGTGCCGCAACATCATTGTTTTTAA